In a single window of the Desulfovibrio mangrovi genome:
- a CDS encoding glycerophosphodiester phosphodiesterase, with product MLLIGHRGCKYAGYNQNTIRSFERVTAEGVPAIEFDVQLCADGELVVVHNLALEEVSTGKGEVSMTDAATLRSLFAGDPAQGEDRIPFLADVFDFFAAQPQETRPVIHMELKGNNTGRPAGELFNAYVADGKLVTADLLVSSFNWQELAALREVCPEAKIALLDGAIRRNRLVEKTGTEAEPYFAKVFAYGNEDYMLPRFPSLADNIALIETTCSDARIRSLLIEEVEACLGGAYYADELLDAARTMNAVSLNLWYRTISKAFVDKAHARGLVVLVYTVNDPAELRVMADMGVDGVFTDYYAEAERLLADLGR from the coding sequence ATGCTGCTGATAGGCCATCGTGGCTGCAAGTACGCAGGATATAATCAGAACACCATACGCTCCTTTGAAAGGGTCACGGCTGAAGGCGTTCCGGCCATCGAGTTCGACGTACAGCTCTGTGCGGACGGAGAGCTTGTGGTGGTGCACAACCTCGCGCTGGAAGAGGTTTCCACAGGCAAGGGCGAAGTCTCCATGACCGATGCCGCAACGCTGAGAAGCCTCTTTGCCGGCGATCCCGCACAGGGTGAGGACCGTATCCCCTTCCTCGCCGACGTCTTCGACTTCTTCGCTGCGCAGCCGCAGGAAACGCGGCCCGTCATTCATATGGAACTGAAGGGAAACAACACCGGCAGACCGGCCGGTGAGCTTTTCAACGCCTATGTCGCTGACGGCAAACTTGTAACCGCCGACCTGCTGGTCAGCTCCTTCAACTGGCAGGAGCTTGCCGCGCTGCGCGAGGTATGCCCGGAGGCGAAGATAGCCCTGCTGGACGGTGCCATACGCCGCAACCGCCTTGTGGAGAAGACGGGGACAGAGGCGGAACCGTATTTCGCCAAGGTGTTCGCGTACGGCAATGAAGACTACATGCTCCCGCGTTTTCCCTCGCTTGCCGACAACATTGCGCTCATCGAGACAACATGCAGCGATGCACGCATCCGTTCCCTTCTCATCGAAGAGGTAGAGGCCTGCCTTGGCGGAGCCTACTATGCGGATGAACTGCTTGATGCGGCCCGGACCATGAACGCCGTCTCTCTGAATCTCTGGTACCGCACCATCTCGAAGGCATTCGTGGACAAAGCCCATGCACGAGGACTGGTCGTGCTCGTCTACACCGTGAATGATCCTGCCGAACTGCGCGTCATGGCCGACATGGGCGTGGACGGCGTCTTCACCGACTATTATGCCGAGGCCGAACGGCTGCTGGCAGATCTCGGACGATAA
- a CDS encoding MBL fold metallo-hydrolase, protein MSGSRLSQLTGQVQRIDHGGLHVDLVRTSKGTVRIGSMPDIAKFLKEHGFREETVVVPDWEVSLAGDNRTGEEFILWHAQVRGGLRKEYVGLPENMEQVQHHLGRIFPYFFDEKRLSIVRKKWLGNWFHPNAADPLYRNGDLEIRCGAGNIVLADGGRVVYDRTDLAPAGNADDAIEALLATVPRDGAERDCLEVIPVGCGNGFHGTVANTVVRYGRHVIWIDPCGYPAHALARHNIHWDDITHFLFTHSHEDHVQGFTVCVQRARKYGRKLNLLVTDSMFRLLLDFYTPLFPDLKEHVNVLPLHPATPLQLGPVKIESRWNHHILPYGTLGLKISAGGRTFGYSGDTKYDEAINRILNRKELTAEWFAACDLVFHEIDFDNPHSVHTHWKQVESLQRAISGRVLGYHTPYLANSPFPLAEEGRRYVLDGGA, encoded by the coding sequence ATGAGCGGCAGTCGTTTGAGCCAGCTGACAGGACAGGTGCAGCGCATCGACCATGGCGGGTTGCATGTGGACCTTGTGCGTACGTCTAAGGGAACGGTGCGTATCGGCAGCATGCCGGACATCGCGAAGTTCCTGAAGGAGCATGGATTTCGTGAGGAAACGGTCGTCGTTCCGGACTGGGAGGTATCCCTTGCCGGAGACAACCGCACCGGCGAGGAGTTCATTCTCTGGCACGCGCAGGTAAGGGGCGGGCTGCGGAAGGAGTATGTCGGCCTGCCGGAGAACATGGAGCAGGTTCAGCACCATCTCGGGCGCATCTTTCCGTATTTCTTCGATGAGAAGCGGCTTTCCATCGTCCGCAAGAAATGGCTCGGCAACTGGTTTCATCCCAATGCGGCCGATCCGCTCTATCGCAATGGTGATCTGGAAATCCGTTGCGGCGCGGGCAACATCGTCCTCGCGGATGGCGGGCGGGTTGTGTATGATCGGACCGATCTTGCGCCGGCAGGCAATGCCGACGACGCAATAGAAGCTCTGCTGGCGACCGTTCCGCGCGACGGGGCGGAGCGTGATTGTCTGGAGGTCATTCCCGTCGGCTGCGGCAACGGGTTTCACGGTACGGTGGCGAACACCGTTGTCCGGTACGGCCGTCATGTCATCTGGATTGATCCCTGCGGTTATCCGGCACATGCCCTTGCGCGTCACAACATCCATTGGGACGACATCACCCACTTCCTGTTCACGCATAGTCACGAAGATCATGTGCAGGGCTTTACCGTCTGTGTACAGCGGGCCCGCAAGTACGGGCGAAAGCTGAATTTGCTGGTGACCGACAGCATGTTCCGCCTGCTGCTGGATTTTTATACGCCGCTCTTTCCCGACCTGAAGGAGCATGTGAACGTGCTGCCGCTGCATCCCGCGACACCGTTGCAGCTCGGGCCTGTGAAGATCGAGAGCCGCTGGAATCATCACATCCTGCCCTACGGCACCCTTGGCCTGAAGATATCAGCCGGTGGCAGAACCTTCGGCTATTCGGGCGACACCAAGTACGATGAGGCGATCAACCGCATTCTGAACCGGAAGGAGCTGACTGCCGAATGGTTTGCCGCCTGCGATCTGGTGTTCCACGAGATTGATTTTGATAATCCCCACAGTGTGCATACCCACTGGAAGCAGGTGGAATCGCTACAGCGCGCCATTTCCGGCAGGGTTCTGGGCTACCACACGCCTTATCTGGCCAACAGCCCCTTCCCTCTTGCCGAAGAGGGGCGGCGGTATGTGCTGGATGGGGGAGCGTAG
- a CDS encoding C4-dicarboxylate TRAP transporter substrate-binding protein, producing MSFKKILSVLCAGIILSIGSQAMADDYKLTLKLSHVFSPAEQLTKSMDAVAESILEKTDGAIRIQTFPQAQLPAYKEGVEQVVRGANFISVEDPSFIGDYVPDFKALYAPMLYRSFDEYVKLTRSKLVADMQAKAEAQGIKILALDYIYGFRNLITQKVITKPEDLKGMKIRTPGSKSYIDTLTAMGAVATPLPWGETLSAVQQGVVDGLEGSEFTNIGTKVYEGPTKNVANTRHILGTCGVYISTKVWNEIPAKYQAIIQEEFTKGANHMVETLKSQHGGVVKELESYGVKFNEVDGDAFRKALAPLYAEQPGMTPGVFKAIFSELDAMR from the coding sequence ATGAGCTTCAAGAAGATTCTTTCTGTCCTTTGTGCAGGCATCATCCTGTCCATCGGCTCGCAGGCCATGGCTGACGACTACAAGCTGACCCTGAAGCTGAGCCACGTATTCAGCCCCGCAGAGCAGCTGACCAAATCCATGGATGCAGTGGCCGAGTCCATTCTCGAAAAGACCGACGGCGCCATCAGAATCCAGACCTTCCCGCAGGCACAGCTGCCCGCTTACAAGGAAGGCGTGGAGCAGGTGGTTCGCGGTGCGAATTTCATCTCCGTGGAAGATCCTTCCTTCATCGGCGACTACGTGCCCGACTTCAAGGCACTGTACGCCCCCATGCTCTATCGCAGCTTTGACGAGTACGTGAAGCTGACCCGGAGCAAGCTGGTGGCAGACATGCAGGCCAAGGCTGAAGCGCAGGGCATCAAGATTCTCGCCCTCGACTACATTTACGGTTTCAGAAACCTGATCACCCAGAAGGTCATCACCAAGCCTGAAGACCTCAAGGGCATGAAGATCAGAACCCCCGGCTCCAAGTCCTACATCGACACCCTGACCGCCATGGGCGCCGTTGCCACCCCCCTGCCCTGGGGCGAAACCCTTTCCGCCGTTCAGCAGGGCGTGGTTGACGGCCTTGAAGGTTCCGAGTTCACCAACATCGGCACCAAGGTATACGAAGGTCCCACCAAGAACGTGGCCAACACCCGCCACATTCTCGGCACCTGCGGCGTATACATCTCCACCAAGGTCTGGAACGAAATTCCTGCCAAGTATCAGGCAATCATTCAGGAAGAGTTCACCAAGGGCGCAAACCACATGGTTGAAACCCTGAAGTCCCAGCACGGCGGCGTTGTGAAGGAACTGGAATCCTACGGCGTGAAGTTCAACGAAGTTGACGGCGACGCCTTCCGCAAGGCTCTGGCTCCCCTGTATGCCGAACAGCCCGGCATGACCCCCGGCGTGTTCAAGGCCATCTTCTCTGAACTGGACGCAATGCGCTAA
- a CDS encoding TRAP transporter small permease: MSITPKTLFKNFDLIISGFFLCITVLVVIVNVLLRYLFQGGLFWAEEVATTAFIWSVFVGAAAAYRYKMHIGIDFVTKLGPRPWRALLAVIIDGLMVVINGYIVYLSTLFIQANQLKRTPVLDVPAIYVNTALTVGFALMTIYALSFLLRDIRKLFGAQEG; encoded by the coding sequence ATGTCTATCACACCCAAAACGCTTTTCAAAAATTTCGACCTGATCATCAGCGGTTTCTTCCTCTGCATTACCGTTCTGGTCGTCATCGTGAACGTCTTGCTCCGCTACCTCTTTCAAGGCGGCCTTTTCTGGGCCGAGGAAGTGGCCACAACCGCCTTCATCTGGAGCGTCTTCGTCGGTGCGGCCGCGGCCTACCGCTACAAGATGCATATCGGCATCGACTTCGTGACGAAACTCGGACCCCGACCGTGGCGAGCCCTTCTTGCCGTGATCATCGATGGCCTGATGGTCGTCATCAACGGCTACATCGTCTACCTCAGCACCCTTTTCATTCAGGCAAACCAGCTGAAGCGCACGCCCGTTCTCGATGTTCCAGCGATCTATGTGAACACTGCGCTGACGGTCGGATTTGCCCTGATGACCATATACGCCCTGTCCTTCCTGCTCCGCGACATCCGCAAGCTGTTCGGCGCACAGGAAGGATAA
- a CDS encoding LacI family DNA-binding transcriptional regulator, translating to MSTILDVARLAGVSTATVSRVINFPDTVREATRVKVLLAMEKCNYKYNALARGFATKRSNTIGLIIPNINNPVFSDSTLGVQEYADRNKIKIILGNTSYNYSQEENLIKVLRESQVDGLIITTTNPKGEVLKSLVDEGFPFVLLFSTIKGGPISAVGVDNFRGGYIATEHLVSLGHRRIGIVAGNFSTTDRSFHRWHGYKRCLKDHGIPYDKELLVQTEYSLSGGRDSIKRLLALPSPPTAVFCSNDYIALGAIKGAREAGLALPEDLSIVGFDDMPTASYMVPALTTVRQPAYQMGQRACELLLQLMEKPTKPVQDMMDIDLVIRESTTSAPHLRGKGD from the coding sequence GTGAGTACCATTCTCGATGTCGCACGACTTGCCGGGGTATCAACCGCCACGGTGTCACGGGTTATCAACTTTCCGGACACAGTGCGCGAAGCGACCCGCGTAAAGGTTCTTCTTGCCATGGAGAAGTGCAATTACAAATACAACGCCCTTGCACGCGGCTTTGCCACCAAGCGTTCCAACACCATCGGCCTTATTATTCCGAACATCAACAACCCCGTATTCTCCGACTCCACTCTCGGAGTGCAGGAATATGCCGACCGGAACAAGATCAAGATCATTCTCGGCAACACCTCCTACAACTACTCGCAGGAAGAAAACCTGATCAAGGTCCTCAGGGAAAGTCAGGTGGACGGCCTCATCATCACCACCACCAATCCCAAGGGTGAAGTCCTGAAATCCCTTGTGGACGAAGGGTTTCCCTTTGTCCTTCTCTTCAGCACCATAAAGGGCGGCCCCATTTCCGCCGTGGGCGTAGACAACTTCCGCGGCGGCTATATTGCCACGGAACACCTTGTCTCCCTCGGTCACAGACGCATCGGCATTGTGGCGGGCAATTTCTCCACCACGGACAGAAGCTTTCATCGCTGGCACGGCTACAAGCGGTGCCTCAAAGACCACGGCATTCCGTACGACAAAGAGCTGCTTGTCCAGACGGAATACTCCCTTTCCGGCGGGCGGGATTCCATAAAGAGGCTGCTTGCCCTGCCCTCTCCACCCACTGCCGTGTTCTGTTCCAACGACTATATCGCCCTCGGCGCCATCAAGGGCGCGAGGGAGGCAGGCCTTGCCCTGCCTGAAGATCTTTCAATCGTCGGTTTTGACGACATGCCGACGGCTTCCTACATGGTACCGGCCCTGACAACCGTCCGCCAGCCTGCCTATCAGATGGGGCAGCGCGCCTGCGAACTGCTGCTGCAGCTCATGGAAAAGCCCACAAAGCCGGTACAGGACATGATGGACATCGATCTGGTCATCCGTGAATCAACAACCTCCGCACCTCACCTGCGAGGCAAGGGGGACTAG
- a CDS encoding TRAP transporter large permease, producing MITFPLLIVMVLYFTSIPISFALLAAGLAYFTFGDVGTPPDLILQKFITATQSFPLLAIPFFIMAGEIMNYSGITSSLMKMAEVLTGHMRGGLAQVNVMLSTLMGGISGSANADAAMQSKILVPQMTKRGYSAPFATAITAASSAIAPVIPPGINLIIYALIAQVSVAKMFIGGYTPGLLMCFGLMLTVHMIAKKRDYKPSREKRASADEIIKQLRESIWGLLLPLGIIVGIRFGVFTPTEAGAMAVLFCIIIGAFIYKKLKWEHFPIIMKSTLLSTSSVMLIIIAASVFGQYMSWERIPHELTKGILALSDSPWLILLVINALLLVLGMFLEGGALLIIVAPLLVPLVKSMNIDLIHFGLVMIVNIMIGGITPPFGSMMFTTCAITGVTVGQFVREVWPFIVALVLILLVVTYVPGLVMFLPNLI from the coding sequence ATGATCACGTTCCCTCTGCTCATCGTAATGGTGCTCTATTTCACCAGCATCCCAATTTCTTTCGCCCTGCTGGCCGCGGGGCTGGCCTATTTCACCTTCGGTGATGTGGGTACGCCGCCGGACCTGATTCTGCAGAAGTTCATCACCGCCACCCAGTCCTTCCCGCTGCTGGCCATTCCCTTCTTCATCATGGCCGGTGAAATCATGAACTATTCCGGGATCACCTCAAGCCTCATGAAAATGGCCGAGGTGCTTACCGGCCATATGCGCGGCGGGCTGGCTCAGGTCAACGTCATGCTCTCCACGCTCATGGGGGGCATCTCCGGTTCGGCCAATGCCGATGCCGCCATGCAGTCCAAGATCCTTGTGCCGCAGATGACCAAGCGCGGCTACAGTGCCCCCTTTGCAACGGCCATTACCGCCGCTTCTTCCGCCATTGCGCCGGTCATTCCCCCCGGCATCAACCTCATCATCTACGCCCTCATCGCACAGGTCTCCGTGGCCAAGATGTTCATCGGCGGCTATACGCCGGGCCTGCTCATGTGTTTCGGCCTCATGCTGACCGTGCACATGATCGCCAAAAAGCGGGACTACAAACCCTCGCGCGAAAAGAGAGCCTCGGCCGATGAGATCATCAAGCAGCTGAGAGAGTCCATCTGGGGCCTGCTGCTGCCTCTCGGCATTATCGTGGGGATTCGCTTCGGTGTATTCACCCCCACGGAAGCAGGGGCCATGGCGGTTCTGTTCTGCATCATCATCGGAGCGTTCATCTACAAGAAGCTGAAATGGGAACATTTTCCCATCATCATGAAGAGTACGCTGCTTTCCACCAGCTCGGTCATGCTCATCATCATCGCGGCTTCCGTGTTCGGGCAGTACATGAGCTGGGAACGCATCCCGCACGAGCTGACCAAGGGCATTCTGGCCCTCTCCGATTCTCCGTGGCTTATCCTGCTCGTGATCAATGCGCTGCTGCTTGTCCTCGGCATGTTTCTGGAAGGCGGAGCCCTGCTGATCATCGTGGCGCCGCTTCTGGTGCCGCTGGTCAAGAGCATGAACATCGACCTGATCCACTTCGGCCTGGTCATGATCGTCAACATCATGATCGGCGGCATAACACCGCCGTTCGGCTCCATGATGTTCACCACCTGCGCCATCACCGGGGTGACCGTTGGGCAGTTTGTGCGCGAGGTGTGGCCCTTCATCGTGGCGCTGGTGCTGATCCTTCTGGTGGTGACCTATGTGCCCGGCCTGGTCATGTTCCTTCCCAACCTCATCTAA